A stretch of the Dioscorea cayenensis subsp. rotundata cultivar TDr96_F1 chromosome 4, TDr96_F1_v2_PseudoChromosome.rev07_lg8_w22 25.fasta, whole genome shotgun sequence genome encodes the following:
- the LOC120258031 gene encoding mitogen-activated protein kinase 10-like isoform X2: protein MDFFTEYGDANRYKIQEVIGKGSYGVVCSAIDTHTGEKVAIKKIHDIFEHISDAARILREIKLLRLLRHPDIVEIKHIMLPPSRRDFKDIYVVFELMESDLHQVIKANDDLTKEHYQFFLYQLLRALKYIHTANVYHRDLKPKNILANANCKLKICDFGLARVAFSDTPTTIFWTDYVATRWYRAPELCGSFFSKYTPAIDIWSIGCIFAEVLTGKPLFPGKNVVHQLDLMTDLLGTPSLDTISRVRNEKARRYLSSMRKKQPISFSQKFPNADPLGLKLLERLLAFDPKDRPTAEEALADPYFKGLAKVMREPSCQPISKMEFEFERRRVTKEDVRELIFREILEYHPQLLKDYINGTERTGFLYPSAVDQFRKQFAHLEENGGRSGPVIPLDRKHVSLPRSTVVHSMTIPLKEQPNLASCRERQASDEASKNPRDIEKITGNPARSSPVPAYQRIPVAKPGKIVGPVMPYEHSNIKDAYDARRLIRDAVLPQSGIPPAFCYQRNISGKSDSTKQGQQTIHQCVPAKTTSEIALDMRAPPFYLPGVSKPDTMETNLLQAKSSFNGPAAAAAVHRKVGTVQYGISRMY from the exons ATGGACTTCTTCACTGAGTATGGGGATGCTAATAGATACAAAATTCAGGAGGTGATTGGTAAAGGAAGTTATGGGGTTGTGTGTTCAGCTATTGATACACACACAGGAGAAAAAGTGGCCATCAAGAAGATACATGATATTTTTGAACACATTTCTGATGCTGCTCGGATTCTCCGTGAGATAAAGCTTCTGAGGCTTTTGAGACATCCTGACATTGTTGAGATCAAGCACATCATGTTGCCTCCATCTAGAAGAGATTTTAAAgatatttatgttgtttttgagCTGATGGAATCAGATCTTCATCAGGTTATCAAGGCTAATGATGATTTGACAAAGGAGCATTATCAGTTTTTTCTTTATCAGCTGCTTCGTGCGCTAAAATATATCCATACAG CTAATGTTTACCATCGAGATCTAAAGCCAAAGAACATACTAGCAAATGCAAACTGCAAGCTGAAAATTTGTGACTTTGGATTAGCAAGGGTTGCATTCAGTGATACCCCCACAACTATATTTTGGACT GATTATGTTGCAACCAGATGGTATAGAGCACCTGAATTATGTGGGTCATTCTTTTCCAAG TATACTCCTGCCATTGATATCTGGAGCATAGGCTGCATTTTTGCTGAGGTATTGACTGGGAAGCCGCTATTTCCAGGTAAAAATGTTGTCCACCAGTTGGATTTGATGACTGATCTCCTGGGCACACCTTCCTTGGACACTATTTCTAGG GTCCGAAATGAAAAAGCTAGAAGATATTTGAGCAGCATGAGAAAAAAACAGCCCATATCATTTTCACAAAAGTTTCCAAATGCTGATCCTCTAGGCCTTAAGCTGTTGGAGAGGCTTTTAGCCTTTGATCCAAAGGATAGACCAACTGCTGAGGAG GCATTGGCTGATCCTTACTTCAAGGGATTGGCGAAGGTGATGAGAGAACCCTCTTGCCAACCAATTTCGAAAATGGAATTTGAGTTTGAGCGACGAAGAGTGACGAAGGAAGATGTCAGGGAACTCATTTTCCGTGAGATTTTGGAATATCATCCTCAGTTGCTTAAAGACTACATTAATGGAACGGAAAGGACAGGCTTCCTGTATCCAAG TGCTGTCGATCAATTTAGGAAGCAATTTGCACACCTTGAAGAAAATGGTGGAAGAAGTGGGCCAGTGATCCCATTAGATAGGAAGCATGTTTCTCTTCCTAG ATCCACCGTGGTTCATTCTATGACCATCCCTCTGAAAGAACAACCCAATTTAGCTTCATGCAGAGAGAGGCAAGCCTCAGATGAAGCAAGCAAGAACCCTAGAGACATAGAAAAGATAACTGGAAATCCAGCAAGAAGTTCACCTGTACCGGCTTATCAAAGAATACCAGTTG CTAAACCCGGAAAAATTGTGGGACCAGTCATGCCTTACGAGCATAGCAACATAAAGGACGCATATGATGCGAGAAGATTGATAAGGGATGCGGTGCTTCCTCAGTCCGGGATTCCCCCAGCGTTTTGCTACCAGAGGAACATCAGCGGTAAGTCAGACAGCACCAAGCAGGGACAACAAACAATCCATCAATGTGTGCCTGCCAAGACCACATCAGAGATAGCTCTCGACATGAGAGCTCCACCGTTCTATCTCCCGGGAGTTTCCAAACCGGACACAATGGAAACAAATCTTCTGCAGGCAAAATCTTCATTCAATGGGCCTGCGGCAGCTGCTGCTGTCCATAGGAAGGTAGGCACGGTGCAATACGGCATTTCAAGAATGTATTAG
- the LOC120258794 gene encoding pentatricopeptide repeat-containing protein At4g02750, with translation MRALSNVFARFFHSAAGTATAGASSRQIHPSRSTKKKKNKKKVHKNTKTPPSDAEIIRWNKAISEHMRHGRCDAAHLVFDSMPRRSTVSFNSMLSGYLSNNLPSLALRLFDSMACRDLVSYNVILHGLVRYRGLSFARKLFDEMPLRDIVSFNTMISAYARCGHVDAARELFDQMPERNSVSWNGVLAAYVQNGRIDEARLLFDSNKHWEVVSWNAMIAGYMQKKRLFEARELFDRMPEKDVVSWNTMISGYAQSGMMAEARRLFNFSTERDVFTWTAMVSGYAQNGMLDEARLVFDEMPERNSVSWNAMIAAYVQHRMMDKAMELFELMPCRNVSSWNTMITAYSQNGMIDQARLLFDEMPERDSVSWAAMIAGYSQSGRSEDALHIFIEMGRVGERMNRSSFTCALSTCADIAILECGMQVHGRLVKAGYEMGCFVGNALLAMYCKSGSIDEAYGAFKQMPQKDVVSWNTMIAGYARHGFGQEALEVFDLMRTTGNKPDDITLVGVLSACSHAGLVNKGINYFYSMHQEFGVTAKAEHYTCMIDLLGRAGRLEEAEALMKDMPFKPDGTMWGALLGASRKHGNTKLGEKAAERIFEMEPDNSGMYVLLSNLYAASGKWKNVGKLRLMMREKGVKKVPGFSWIEAQNKVHTFSAGDSIHPEKDRIYAFLEELDMKMKKAGYVSATEMVLHDVEEEEKEHMLKYHSEKLAVAFGILNMPLGRPVRVIKNLRVCEDCHNAIKYISAIENRLIILRDSNRFHHFSGGLCSCGDYW, from the exons ATGCGCGCCCTTTCCAACGTCTTCGCGCGCTTCTTCCACTCCGCCGCCGGCACCGCTACCGCCGGAGCTTCTTCCCGCCAAATCCATCCCTCACGAAgtacgaagaagaagaagaacaagaagaaggttCACAAGAACACGAAGACGCCTCCCAGTGACGCCGAGATCATCAGATGGAACAAAGCCATCTCCGAGCACATGCGCCATGGCCGCTGTGATGCAGCGCACCTCGTCTTCGACTCCATGCCTCGCCGCTCCACCGTTTCCTTCAACTCCATGCTGTCCGGCTACCTCTCCAACAACCTCCCGTCTCTTGCCCTCCGCCTTTTCGACTCCATGGCCTGCCGTGATCTCGTTTCCTATAATGTCATCCTCCATGGTCTTGTTCGCTACCGTGGCCTCTCTTTTGCACGCAAGCTGTTCGATGAAATGCCCCTTAGAGACATTGTCTCTTTTAATACTATGATCTCTGCCTACGCGCGCTGTGGTCATGTGGATGCCGCCCGTGAATTGTTCGACCAGATGCCTGAGAGGAATAGTGTGTCTTGGAATGGTGTTCTGGCTGCCTATGTGCAGAATGGTCGGATTGATGAGGCTCGATTATTGTTTGACTCAAACAAGCATTGGGAGGTTGTTTCCTGGAATGCTATGATCGCTGGGTATATGCAAAAGAAGCGACTTTTTGAAGCTCGTGAACTTTTTGATAGAATGCCAGAGAAGGATGTTGTGTCGTGGAATACTATGATCTCTGGTTATGCGCAGAGTGGGATGATGGCGGAAGCTAGGAGGTTGTTCAATTTTTCTACTGAGAGGGATGTATTTACTTGGACTGCAATGGTTTCTGGGTATGCACAGAATGGGATGTTGGATGAGGCCAGATTGgtttttgatgaaatgccagAAAGAAACTCAGTTTCGTGGAATGCGATGATTGCTGCCTATGTGCAGCATAGAATGATGGATAAGGCAATGGAATTGTTTGAGTTGATGCCTTGCAGGAATGTGAGCTCGTGGAACACAATGATCACTGCTTATTCTCAGAACGGGATGATTGACCAGGCACGGCTTCTCTTTGATGAGATGCCAGAGCGGGATTCTGTCTCATGGGCTGCTATGATAGCAGGATATTCTCAGAGTGGGCGAAGTGAGGATGCTTTGCATATCTTTATAGAAATGGGGCGAGTGGGGGAGAGGATGAATAGGTCTTCGTTCACTTGTGCTTTGAGTACGTGTGCTGATATTGCAATCTTGGAGTGTGGTATGCAGGTGCATGGGAGGTTGGTTAAAGCAGGGTATGAAATGGGTTGCTTTGTAGGGAACGCGCTTCTTGCGATGTATTGCAAATCTGGGAGCATAGATGAAGCATATGGAGCATTTAAGCAGATGCCTCAAAAAGATGTGGTTTCTTGGAATACTATGATTGCCGGTTATGCTAGACATGGGTTTGGCCAGGAGGCACTGGAAGTATTTGATTTGATGAGAACTACGGGAAACAAACCAGATGACATTACACTG GTTGGAGTTTTGTCAGCATGCAGCCACGCTGGTTTGGTAAATAAAggaatcaattatttttattcaatgcATCAAGAATTTGGTGTCACTGCAAAGGCAGAGCACTATACTTGCATGATTGATCTTCTGGGAAGAGCAGGACGGTTAGAGGAAGCTGAGGCTCTTATGAAAGATATGCCATTTAAACCAGATGGAACTATGTGGGGTGCTTTATTAGGTGCCAGCAGGAAACATGGTAATACTAAATTAGGTGAGAAAGCAGCTGAAAGGATTTTTGAGATGGAACCTGATAACTCTGGAATGTATGTTCTTCTTTCGAATTTATATGCTGCATCTGGTAAATGGAAGAATGTAGGAAAGTTGAGATTGATGATGAGGGAGAAAGGTGTGAAAAAGGTGCCAGGATTCAGTTGGATAGAGGCGCAGAATAAGGTCCATACATTTTCTGCTGGTGATTCTATCCATCCGGAGAAAGATAGGATCTATGCTTTCCTGGAGGAATTAGacatgaaaatgaagaaggcaGGTTATGTATCTGCCACAGAAATGGTATTGCATGATGTcgaagaggaagagaaggaaCATATGCTTAAATACCACAGTGAGAAACTTGCCGTTGCATTTGGTATTCTGAATATGCCTCTTGGCAGGCCTGTTCGAGTGATCAAGAACCTTAGGGTCTGTGAAGATTGTCACAATGCTATTAAGTATATATCTGCAATTGAGAATAGGTTGATAATTTTGCGGGATTCTAATCGGTTTCACCATTTTAGTGGTGGATTATGCTCGTGTGGTGATTATTGGTGA
- the LOC120258031 gene encoding mitogen-activated protein kinase 10-like isoform X1, with protein MQQDQRKKNTPEMDFFTEYGDANRYKIQEVIGKGSYGVVCSAIDTHTGEKVAIKKIHDIFEHISDAARILREIKLLRLLRHPDIVEIKHIMLPPSRRDFKDIYVVFELMESDLHQVIKANDDLTKEHYQFFLYQLLRALKYIHTANVYHRDLKPKNILANANCKLKICDFGLARVAFSDTPTTIFWTDYVATRWYRAPELCGSFFSKYTPAIDIWSIGCIFAEVLTGKPLFPGKNVVHQLDLMTDLLGTPSLDTISRVRNEKARRYLSSMRKKQPISFSQKFPNADPLGLKLLERLLAFDPKDRPTAEEALADPYFKGLAKVMREPSCQPISKMEFEFERRRVTKEDVRELIFREILEYHPQLLKDYINGTERTGFLYPSAVDQFRKQFAHLEENGGRSGPVIPLDRKHVSLPRSTVVHSMTIPLKEQPNLASCRERQASDEASKNPRDIEKITGNPARSSPVPAYQRIPVAKPGKIVGPVMPYEHSNIKDAYDARRLIRDAVLPQSGIPPAFCYQRNISGKSDSTKQGQQTIHQCVPAKTTSEIALDMRAPPFYLPGVSKPDTMETNLLQAKSSFNGPAAAAAVHRKVGTVQYGISRMY; from the exons ATGCAGCAAGATCAGAGAAAGAAG AATACGCCAGAGATGGACTTCTTCACTGAGTATGGGGATGCTAATAGATACAAAATTCAGGAGGTGATTGGTAAAGGAAGTTATGGGGTTGTGTGTTCAGCTATTGATACACACACAGGAGAAAAAGTGGCCATCAAGAAGATACATGATATTTTTGAACACATTTCTGATGCTGCTCGGATTCTCCGTGAGATAAAGCTTCTGAGGCTTTTGAGACATCCTGACATTGTTGAGATCAAGCACATCATGTTGCCTCCATCTAGAAGAGATTTTAAAgatatttatgttgtttttgagCTGATGGAATCAGATCTTCATCAGGTTATCAAGGCTAATGATGATTTGACAAAGGAGCATTATCAGTTTTTTCTTTATCAGCTGCTTCGTGCGCTAAAATATATCCATACAG CTAATGTTTACCATCGAGATCTAAAGCCAAAGAACATACTAGCAAATGCAAACTGCAAGCTGAAAATTTGTGACTTTGGATTAGCAAGGGTTGCATTCAGTGATACCCCCACAACTATATTTTGGACT GATTATGTTGCAACCAGATGGTATAGAGCACCTGAATTATGTGGGTCATTCTTTTCCAAG TATACTCCTGCCATTGATATCTGGAGCATAGGCTGCATTTTTGCTGAGGTATTGACTGGGAAGCCGCTATTTCCAGGTAAAAATGTTGTCCACCAGTTGGATTTGATGACTGATCTCCTGGGCACACCTTCCTTGGACACTATTTCTAGG GTCCGAAATGAAAAAGCTAGAAGATATTTGAGCAGCATGAGAAAAAAACAGCCCATATCATTTTCACAAAAGTTTCCAAATGCTGATCCTCTAGGCCTTAAGCTGTTGGAGAGGCTTTTAGCCTTTGATCCAAAGGATAGACCAACTGCTGAGGAG GCATTGGCTGATCCTTACTTCAAGGGATTGGCGAAGGTGATGAGAGAACCCTCTTGCCAACCAATTTCGAAAATGGAATTTGAGTTTGAGCGACGAAGAGTGACGAAGGAAGATGTCAGGGAACTCATTTTCCGTGAGATTTTGGAATATCATCCTCAGTTGCTTAAAGACTACATTAATGGAACGGAAAGGACAGGCTTCCTGTATCCAAG TGCTGTCGATCAATTTAGGAAGCAATTTGCACACCTTGAAGAAAATGGTGGAAGAAGTGGGCCAGTGATCCCATTAGATAGGAAGCATGTTTCTCTTCCTAG ATCCACCGTGGTTCATTCTATGACCATCCCTCTGAAAGAACAACCCAATTTAGCTTCATGCAGAGAGAGGCAAGCCTCAGATGAAGCAAGCAAGAACCCTAGAGACATAGAAAAGATAACTGGAAATCCAGCAAGAAGTTCACCTGTACCGGCTTATCAAAGAATACCAGTTG CTAAACCCGGAAAAATTGTGGGACCAGTCATGCCTTACGAGCATAGCAACATAAAGGACGCATATGATGCGAGAAGATTGATAAGGGATGCGGTGCTTCCTCAGTCCGGGATTCCCCCAGCGTTTTGCTACCAGAGGAACATCAGCGGTAAGTCAGACAGCACCAAGCAGGGACAACAAACAATCCATCAATGTGTGCCTGCCAAGACCACATCAGAGATAGCTCTCGACATGAGAGCTCCACCGTTCTATCTCCCGGGAGTTTCCAAACCGGACACAATGGAAACAAATCTTCTGCAGGCAAAATCTTCATTCAATGGGCCTGCGGCAGCTGCTGCTGTCCATAGGAAGGTAGGCACGGTGCAATACGGCATTTCAAGAATGTATTAG
- the LOC120258795 gene encoding uncharacterized protein LOC120258795 has protein sequence MHLSWLLSAPSPSSLLPHHRPPFSLPPCSPLRTRFFVLFPSRCIPIPGLLSVPRFRAIAEAVDKAEGEEFDRKDSDFINVGYICAAHGLEGELRVKPSTDFPELRFSKPGKRWLRTRITGKELISEVELTGGRAHPGQKSWIISLHGIDTVEKAKQMVGSTLLVREGDRPELDEDEFYTPDLFNMRVFLKETGTLVGTVVNVVNTGANDVLQVRCHSTGEGIDWLNSTKPESSASGHLVWIPFVEAIVPHVDMDNREMWITPPKGLLELNLHSDPRSKKERRQLEWKQRKKIKYRVISAKRKLSELGQNHVLEGLKIGEKDQRRFLAGQIAEINFKLLQCSLESIRTPIERYDLPKFIDANSAGLMKSAFKISQKCLDSCKSDAENSIHYGLYEAGLQLLRESKVATIILLNDNSGKYSESVDDKLKSKIILLQKLLLDCKSVLKMKEDIFPLILISPAHEIQSYAQIFLLENDYFGFSSQKIWLLEEEKLPVVGMCPNENTHKILLKSPWDIIQYPVGAGGVFSLLSSDKLIDGLSEIGVEYVQICSLSKRSAIAHPLFLGLVNSRNANTGIKIFDRNKGDGEFDGVFSLSSLKNICKQTNKLQFNVSEEQHEHVELVDKEWIEVRPDVPNAYHFHCSVYSFLNTCSLDDMCLMHILD, from the exons ATGCACCTCTCATGGCTTCTCTCCGCTCCCTCTCCATCGTCGCTACTCCCTCATCATCGACCTCCCTTCTCTCTCCCTCCTTGCAGTCCACTCAGGACTCGGTTTTTCGTTCTCTTCCCCTCGCGCTGCATCCCCATCCCTGGCCTCCTCTCCGTTCCCA GGTTTCGGGCCATTGCTGAAGCGGTTGATAAGGCAGAAGGAGAAGAATTTGATAGGAAAGATTCCGACTTTATCAACGTTGGGTACATCTGTGCTGCTCATGGGCTCGAAGGGGAACTCCGGGTGAAACCCAGTACGGATTTTCCTGAACTTCGATTCTCCAAG CCGGGGAAGAGATGGCTGAGAACTCGGATTACAGGGAAAGAGTTGATTTCAGAAGTGGAACTCACTGGGGGTAGAGCTCATCCTGGTCAGAAGAGTTGGATTATTAGTCTTCATGGAATTGATACTGTTGAGAAG GCAAAACAAATGGTTGGATCAACTTTGTTAGTGAGAGAAGGTGACAGGCCAGAACTTGATGAAGATGAGTTTTACACTCCTGATCTTTTCAACATGAGAGTGTTTCTGAAG GAAACTGGCACACTGGTAGGGACAGTGGTTAATGTCGTCAATACTGGGGCTAATGATGTACTACAGGTCAGATGTCATTCAACTGGAGAAGGAATTGATTGGTTAAATTCTACAAAGCCAGAGTCAAGTGCTTCCGGTCACCTTGTATGGATTCCATTTGTTGAAGCCATCGTTCCTCATGTAGATATGGACAATAGAGAAATGTGGATTACACCTCCAAAGGGGCTTCTAGAGCTCAATTTACATTCTGATCCAAGATCTAAGAAAGAAAGACGCCAGCTG GAGTGGAAGCagagaaagaaaattaaatatcgTGTTATATCTGCAAAAAGGAAGCTGAGTGAATTGGGGCAGAACCATGTACTGGAAGGtttaaaaattggagaaaaagaCCAAAGGAGATTTCTCGCAGGTCAAATCGCAGAAATCAATTTCAAATTGCTTCAGTGTTCATTAGAAAGTATCAGAACACCTATTGAAAG ATATGACTTGCCCAAGTTTATTGATGCTAATTCAGCTGGATTAATGAAGAGTGCATTTAAAATCTCTCAGAAATGCCTTGATAGTTGCAAAAGTGATGCGGAGAACAGCATTCATTATGGTTTGTATGAAGCAGGACTCCAACTTCTTAGAGAATCAAAAGTTGCTACCATTATTCTACTGAATGACAATTCAGGAAAGTATTCTGAGTCTGTTGATGATAAATTGAAGTCTAAGATCATCCTGCTTCAAAAGTTGCTTCTTGACTGCAAGAGTGTGTTGAAG ATGAAAGAAGATATATTTCCTCTCATTCTGATTTCTCCAGCACATGAGATCCAGTCATATGcgcaaatttttttgttggagaATGACTACTTCGGTTTTAGCAGTCAAAAG ATTTGGTTGTTGGAAGAAGAGAAGCTGCCTGTTGTTGGCATGTGCCCAAATGAAAATACTCACAAAATCTTGCTGAAATCTCCATGGGATATAATCCAGTATCCAGTTGGTGCTGGTGGAGTCTTCAGTTTACTCTCATCGGACAAACTTATAGATGGACTTAGTGAGATAGGTGTGGAGTATGTCCAG ATATGTAGTTTGTCTAAAAGATCGGCCATCGCTCATCCCTTGTTCTTGGGTTTAGTTAATTCGCGCAATGCGAACACAGGGATTAAAATCTTCGACAGAAACAAAGGAGATGGTGAGTTTGATGGGGTATTCTCATTGTCAAGTCTAAAGAACATctgcaaacaaacaaacaaacttcaGTTCAATGTTTCTGAGGAACAGCATGAACATGTTGAGTTGGTAGACAAGGAATGGATCGAAGTACGACCCGATGTACCCAATGCATACCATTTTCATTGCTCCGTTTACAGCTTTCTTAATACTTGTTCTCTTGATGATATGTGTCTTATGCACATTTTGGATTAA